The Pectobacterium wasabiae CFBP 3304 DNA segment AATACTTAGTCGTTAGCTGTTACTGTAGGGAACACCGGTAATTCCGGTTGAAAGCGATTAACGTAACTCGCTAACCTTGACGTGATCCATGTCACCGAAAACTTGATTCTCGCCAACCATGCCCCAGATAAAGGTGTAGCGTCTGGTGCCAACACCGGAATACATTAACCAGATCGGTGAAATCACCGCCTGCTCGTTTTTTATTACGCTATGACGGGCTTCCTGCTGCTTACCCATCATGTGGAAAACGGCCGTTTCATTACTCACTGTTCCTGGCGAAAGCGCCGGGCGAAACAGATGATGTCGCGTGGCAGTGACAACGTCACCTATTCCTCAACGTGCCCGGTTCTTTCTTGTTATGCGGGATGATAGTTTGGATGGGATGCGAATTCAATAAAAATGAAATAATGTTTTATTTATTTCTTGAGGGCCGTCATGGTTTTGCTTATTTTATGTTTCTTCTGGTACTGATGTGGCTAAAATGTCGTAATCCATAATCATACACTCGTTGTCGTGCACAGTTTGTTGACGCAATAGAAGGTATGGGCAATAAAAGCGTTAGAGGAGAGATGATAATGAGAAGATACTTTATTGATGATGAAACGCCATGGGAAGAACTGGGCGGTGGCATTAAACGTAAAATCATGACGTGGAGCGATGAGCTGATGATGGTTTACGTGCACTTTGATAAAGGTGCGATTGGTACGCCGCACTTCCATGAGATTCACGATCAGATTGCTTATGTTGCCGCTGGTAGTTTCGAAGTGGAGATCGAAGGTGATAAACGTATCCTGAAAGCAGGCGACGCCTATCTGGCGGTGAAACCCGAGATGCATGGCGTGGTTGCGCTGGAAGATGGCAGCGTTCTGATCGATGCT contains these protein-coding regions:
- a CDS encoding cupin domain-containing protein yields the protein MRRYFIDDETPWEELGGGIKRKIMTWSDELMMVYVHFDKGAIGTPHFHEIHDQIAYVAAGSFEVEIEGDKRILKAGDAYLAVKPEMHGVVALEDGSVLIDAFSPKRADFL